The following proteins are co-located in the Carassius gibelio isolate Cgi1373 ecotype wild population from Czech Republic chromosome A9, carGib1.2-hapl.c, whole genome shotgun sequence genome:
- the LOC128019847 gene encoding cyclic AMP-responsive element-binding protein 1 yields MTMESGADAQQGADTAVSETENQQITQAQIATLAQVTMAAGHGSASAPTVTLVQLPNGQTVQVHGVIQAAQPSVIQSPQVQTVQISTVAESEDSQESVDSVTDSRKRREILSRRPSYRKILNDLSSDAPGVPRIEEEKSEEDTAPAITTVTVPTPIYQTSSGQYIAITQGGAIQLANNGTDGVQGLQTLTMTNAAAAQPGTTILQYAQTSDGQQILVPSNQVVVQAASGDVQTYQIRTAQTSTIAPGVVMASSPALPSQGVPEEATRKREVRLMKNREAARECRRKKKEYVKCLENRVAVLENQNKTLIEELKALKDLYCHKSE; encoded by the exons ATGACCATGGAGTCGGGAGCCGATGCCCAGCAGGGTGCAGACACTGCAGTCTCTGAAACTGAGAACCAACAGATCACACAGGCCCAGATCGCCACTCTTGCACAG GTAACAATGGCTGCCGGACACGGTAGTGCCTCAGCGCCCACAGTCACCCTGGTGCAGCTGCCCAATGGTCAGACAGTGCAGGTACACGGAGTGATTCAGGCTGCTCAACCTTCAGTCATTCAGTCCCCACAGGTGCAGACGGTCCAG ATTTCCACAGTAGCGGAGAGTGAGGACTCACAGGAGTCAGTGGACAGTGTGACGGACTCCCGAAAACGAAGAGAGATTCTTTCTAGACGCCCCTCATATAG GAAAATCCTGAATGACCTATCATCAGACGCTCCGGGAGTTCCAAGGATTGAAGAGGAGAAATCTGAGGAGGACACTGCGCCTGCCATCACTACAGTTACTGTGCCAACCCCGATATATCAGACCAGCAGCGGCCAGTACA TCGCCATTACACAGGGTGGAGCCATTCAGCTTGCGAATAATGGTACAGACGGAGTGCAGGGACTGCAGACTCTCACCATGACCAATGCAGCAGCAGCCCAGCCGGGGACCACCATCCTGCAGTACGCCCAGACCAGTGACGGTCAACAAATACTGGTGCCAAGCAATCAAGTGGTGGTACAAG CTGCTTCTGGGGATGTTCAGACCTATCAAATTCGTACTGCCCAAACCAGCACTATTGCTCCAGGTGTGGTGATGGCATCCTCTCCGGCTCTGCCAAGTCAGGGAGTTCCTGAAGAGGCCACGCGCAAGAGGGAGGTCCGCCTCATGAAGAACAG AGAGGCTGCTCGCGAGTGCCGTCGAAAGAAAAAGGAATATGTCAAGTGTCTGGAGAACCGTGTGGCCGTTTTGGAGAACCAGAACAAAACTCTCATCGAGGAACTCAAAGCACTCAAAGACCTGTACTGTCACAAATCAGAGTGA